The Enterobacter kobei genome has a segment encoding these proteins:
- the bcsQ gene encoding cellulose biosynthesis protein BcsQ — MPLICVCSPKGGVGKTTLTANLAYALARSGSKVLALDFDVQNALRLHFGVPLSDERGYVAKSAESSDWSQFVLTAGGNIFVLPYGEASEDQRLVFEERLTNDEHFLIRGLNTLLNYPGLIIVADFPPGPSAALKAMSRLADLHLVIMQADTASLSLLPHVENHRLTGDVLNRKAGHYFVLNQSDNRRQVSRDVTAFMEQKLGNQLLGVIHRDESVIEANASQQSVFDFSPASAAAFDIELIAKRVAGILGVKIGDGTVHSKPKMSGF, encoded by the coding sequence ATGCCGTTGATTTGTGTTTGTTCACCGAAGGGTGGTGTTGGGAAAACGACGCTCACGGCTAATCTGGCTTACGCCCTTGCGCGTTCTGGCAGTAAGGTCCTGGCGCTGGATTTTGACGTGCAGAACGCACTGCGTCTGCACTTTGGCGTGCCGCTGTCTGACGAGCGCGGTTATGTCGCCAAATCAGCCGAGTCCTCGGACTGGAGTCAGTTCGTATTGACCGCAGGCGGGAATATCTTTGTGTTGCCTTATGGCGAAGCCAGCGAAGATCAACGCCTGGTATTTGAAGAACGTCTGACGAATGACGAACATTTTCTGATTCGTGGCCTCAACACGTTGCTGAATTATCCGGGCCTGATCATTGTGGCCGATTTTCCTCCCGGTCCCTCTGCTGCATTGAAAGCCATGTCGCGCCTGGCCGATCTGCATCTGGTCATCATGCAGGCAGATACCGCCTCTCTTTCCCTGTTGCCTCACGTTGAAAATCACCGTCTGACCGGGGATGTCCTCAATCGAAAAGCGGGCCATTACTTCGTGCTCAACCAGAGCGACAACCGTCGTCAGGTCAGCCGGGATGTCACCGCATTTATGGAACAGAAATTAGGTAATCAACTTTTAGGCGTTATTCATCGTGATGAAAGCGTCATAGAAGCGAATGCCTCGCAGCAGTCGGTTTTCGACTTTAGTCCTGCATCCGCCGCTGCATTCGATATCGAACTCATTGCAAAAAGAGTCGCCGGAATCTTAGGCGTAAAAATCGGAGACGGCACGGTTCACAGTAAACCGAAAATGTCTGGCTTCTAA